The Methanobrevibacter sp. genome segment ATTGGGTAAACTACACTAGCTACTTTAGGATTGTCGTCTGCACGACTTACCTGATCCATACTTCTCCTTGCTCTTTTTAAAGTAGTCATAGTGGCCAGTTTATAAACTTTATCAGTATAATCAGGGTCTAGCTGGAATGTTGAACCGTAAACATATTCTGTGGTTTCATCAAGACCAAGAGCTTGGAAACATTTTTTATTGTACTCTGCTGTTTCTGCAATTTCTTCAACAGTTCCTTTTTCATTTAAAAATGCATGGTAATCTGCTAAAAGGATTTTAATTTTAAATCCTAATTTTTGCAACTGTTTAAGTTTTTGTACAGTTACTGCATGTCCTAAATGTATTTTTCCGGAAGGTTCATAACCTGTATAAGCTATAGGTTCATCTTTACTGAGCACTTCATTTAGTTCTTTTTCATCTATAACTTCCAAGGTTCCTTCTTTGATTAACTGAATTTTTTCTTCAATATTCATTTTATCACTTAGTTTAGTAAATATGTGCAATTATCAATTTTTATAAGTTTTATTTCATCTCCAATATTATAATCTGCGAATTTTTCTTTCATTTCTAAATCAACAGCCCCATAATCGGCAGGATCTAAGATTTGGATAATGCTTGGAGACATTGAGATTATTGTTGTTGTTTGAATATCTGACGCTTTTTTGACAAGTGAAATTTTTTCTATATTCTTTAAAGGAATATTCTGCTTTTTGTTTGTATCAATATCTTCTCCAACAATCCTGTTTTTATCGATATTGTTTACTTGGATTATCTTATTTTCATATTTAACAAAATCATTAATTTCAAATTCAGGAATTCTAACTGAAATCCAAATTCTGTAAAGTCCTTTTCCGGTAGACTTATCTTCGCTAATAAGTCTTGGTGATTCCTTAATTACTCCACCAAACTCTTCTTTTAAAGCTTCAGCAACCTTTCTGCCGCTCTTTAAAGAACCGATGTAATAATCATAACCTTCTTTGAGTTTTGCAATTTGAGGACAGTAAGCCAGTTTGTCGCTTTTGTATTGTTTTATTAAGGTTTTTTCAACAATATCATCAGCTTTTTCATATTCTTCTTTTTTTATTTCTCTTTTATCTGCTCTAAATTGAATAACTGATTCGTAATAGCCGGACTGCAATTTGCTGCATGTAGGACAAACTGTTTTTAAGATTTTAACTTCAGTTTCTTTGGTCTCTTCAATTTGAGTTTTTTGAACTTCACCAACAATCTCTACGTAACATTTTGCTATCGTACCTTTCATCTGATCGATTTCAAGATTAATAATTTCATTTGAAACTTCATCAGCAATTTTTATGTTTCTCTCAAGTGCTCTGTAGATTATTTCTTCTTCGGGAATGTTTTCTTCACTCCATTTTCCCTCTTCAAGTTTACTGTTGCAATGGCTGCATATTTGAACTTCAATTCTTTTTGGCAGTTCAATCATCTGGAAATCTTTTAAAAAGCAGTCAATACAGATGTTGCCGACCATTTCTTTATCAGTACTTCCGCACTCCGGACAAAACATGGTATCAATAAAAATAAGTAAAAAAAGGTAAATTATAATGTTTTTAAAGGCGCTGTAGCACCGCATGCAGCACATTTAAGTAGGAATATTCTACCTTCTCTAATAATTCTTGTATCTGGTCTGTTACATTCGTGGCAAATTACGTATTTGTCCACATAATCTTCAATTCTTTCATTAATTAAATAATGAGTAAATTTACCTTGCAAAATTGCTCTTTGACCTTCAATATTTCCTGCTGTACCTAATTCCCTCATTATGAATTTTAATAGGTGTTGAGGGTCTCTATTTAGGCCTTCTGCAACGTCTTTAAAGTTTTTAATAAATGTTCTATTACCTTGGATATCTGAATAAGCTTTAGGAATTTTGAATCTTTTGTGTTCAAATACTTCAGGAGGTAATTGGTCAATTGCTCTTTCTAATAAATCTTCGTATTTTTCCATTTTATCTCTCCGTGAAAATTAGTATAGGTATAATATATTAAATTTTATTTTAATCCTTTATTAATGTATTGTTGGTTGGGTCTTGTTGAAGTTTCATCTTCGGAATTTGGTCAATTAATCGATGTTGTAAACCAGTGTTTTTTTGTCTTGTTTATTTATTATGTGGTCTTAAGCATTTTATTTTATTTCTTCATGAACCTTTTAGTTTTATTGTGCTGAATAGGATTTTTATATTATTCTCTTTTAAATGAATTTCTTTTTGATATGTTTTAAGACTTAATCGTTACTGTCTGCAGTATTTGAAGAGGGATTTGGGAAGTATCTAATCTGGCGATTTCCTTCTTCTCCCATCAGGGTTATTTGTACTGTATGTTTTGTATGTTATTGTGGATTGGTGTTTGCATTTTTTTTTTAAGATTCTTATTGGTGTTATTTCAATTTTCAGGTTATTTTTAAAGATTTTTGCTTATTATAAATGGAGCATTATTGCCGTCGAAGTAATATGAATCAGGTTATATTGAATTTTATAAAAAAAGAATAGGTTTTTAGACTGGACGTCTAAAAATCCGTTATTTGATTATGTATTTATGTTTAGTTGTCTACGAGCCTGAAGTATCCGTTAGTCGGCTGGTAAATAACTCCTTTCTGGATTAGGTTTTTAATAATCTGTTCGGTTTTATCTTCACTTAATCCATATTTGTCGCTCATATTGGATATTAATACATTTGAAGGAGCTTGTCCAGCATATTCTTCCTCAAGAAGTTTGATTTCATCAGTAACTCTTTGTATTTTGTCCCTATCTGATTTAGGTGTTCCTCCACTTACGATATCTGCGTCGATTTCTCCAGTTTCAGGATCAACACCAACTTCTTTAAGACATGCCATTTGCAGTCTCACAGCTTTTTCAGCATCTTCCTTATCAACAGTTTCTTTAAGTTTAATTTTAGCGCTGGCTTCTGAGAGACGGATAATAGCTTCAAGTTGTCTTGCAGTAATTGGAACCGGGCCCTGTTCATCAGGATTGCTGTTCCTTGTGCTTACATAGAACTCTTTTAAAACTTCATTTGCTTCATCAGTTAATTTTGGATTGATGTTCTTACGGGCATATGCAATGTATTTTCTAAGCAATTCAGGTTCAATTTCATAATTAACAGTATTTTCCTGGTGAGTTTTTAAAATGTGTTCTGCTAATTTTGAATCGTTTTCTCTGCTTGGCTTATCTTCAATTACAAAAATTAAATCGAAACGGGAAATAATCGGAGCAGGAAGATCAATCTGTTCTGCAAGAACTTTGTATCTGTCAAATCTTCCAAATTTAGGGTTTGCAGCAGCAAGCACGGAACATCTGGAATTTAATGTTGCCATAATTCCTGCTTTTGCAATACTTACTGTTTGCTGTTCTAAAGCTTCGTGAAGTGCAGACCGGTCTTCGGACCTCATTTTATCAAGTTCGTCAACACAAACGTTACCTTGGTCTCCAAGCACTAATGCACCTGCTTCAAGTGACCATCCGCCAAGCTCGTCTCTTACAGCGGCAGCTGTTAAACCTGCGCCGGTTGTACCTTTACCACTTGTATAAATACTTCTTGGCGCTAATCTTGAGACATATTTTAATATTTGTGATTTACCGATACCCGGGTCCCCAACAATAAGAATGTGGATGTCTCCTCTTAATTTAGTTTCATCTTCAAGCTGTTTTGCAGATCCTCCGAATAATTGCAGAGCAATAGCTTCTTTTACATCCCTGTAACCTCTGATTGAAGGGGCCGTTGATTTGATGATTTTATCGTAAATGTTGGAGTCTTTTGATAATTCAATAATTTTTTCCTCATCTTCTTCTGAGAGGTGCAATTCTTCAAATTCCTGTTCAAGAGGTTCAATGTAATTTACATAAATATAATTTTTAAATTTGCCGCTTCTCTCTTCTCTAAATGTTTTTAATGTCCCTGTGATTCTTACTTTGTCTCCGGGATTTAATTTATCTACTAAATCGTCTTCTAAAATCATTAACATTTGTTTAGGCTCAGTTCCTCCGGATAAATTCTCTAACGGTTCTTGCATTCTTGCAGTTTGTGTGTCAATGTATCGGGATTCCTCTTGAAGCAGCCTAAATGACCTTCCACCACATTCGCTACATAATGAAGGTTCTATTATTTTATTCCCTGAGCTTTGTTCAACTTCATGCAACCTCATACATCCTCTACATTCGAAAACACCGGTTTCAATACGTGGTCTTATTTCATCGGTTTTTCTCACAATTCCGTCTGCTGAAACAAATGTTCCAATATATTTGCTTAAAAGATTTTTTAATGGGATGATGTTACTTAGATTTTCAAAACGAATGTTGATATCTGCGTCCTTAACAAGAGGGTCAATATTTTTTATAGCTATTTTGGCAGCTTCCATGACCTCTTCCGGTTTGTCGATTAATAAATCAGCCAAGTCGGGATCAAATATTTCCAATGTCCTGTAATCCACATTTAGCGATCGTTCATCAGGATATTTCTCAAGTATTTTAAATACATCATCTTTATAAGATGTGGCAAAAAATTCTTCAAATTTTGCAATTGATGTTTGTGATTTAGTAGTCGAATTCATTATCATATTATTTTTTTTTCATTGTTAAAAAAAATTTTGTTATTGGTGTTGCATCAATAAAAATTTATATACTAAGAATTTATATACTATAATCTGATAATTTTATTAAATTATGTGAGGATAATATGAGAAAATCTAGACTAAGTTTATTTAAATCTACTTCTATGATGATTTCTGTTGTTGGAATCATAATGATAATATCAACAATTATTGTAGTGGCGTATGTAGGATATAGTATAGTTTCATCCAGCATTACAAACGATATATCCTCTGGAACACAGTATGATGAACTTGCTCAGCTTAAATCAGAATATCAGAATTTGTCTGTAAAATTTGATGATATTAAACCAACTTATTATGCTGGCGGTTCTGATGATGTGAAAGTTTATAATGATGCTAAATTGGAGCTGACACGGGCAAATTCAGCAATTGAAAATGTTCAAAGTGCTTTAGATGCAAATAAACCATCCAACGATGTTGACAGCAGAATTGTTTTTGCTAAAGAAAAACTCAAAGCAGCTCAAGATGCTTACAATACTTTATAATATTATTTTTTTCCTCTTTTTTTATTAGGCATATATTCTAAGCCCACAACATACATTTCAGAACTTTTTTTACGTGATGATGCAGGTTTGGTTGTTCGCACATGTCTGAATTTGCCTTTAATGGAATCCAGCATGTTTTTATATTCTGGCCCCTGAAATACTTTCATTACAAGATTTCCTTTTTCCTCCAGGATATTTTCAGCTATTTCAATTACAACATTAACTAAATCAATTGATCTGAGCTGGTCAATATTTTTGATTCCGCACAGTGAAGGTGATGCATCAGACATTACTACTTTGGCCTTTCCTCCAATAATGTCCATAATTTTTCCCTGAACTTCGGGGGTTGTAAAGTCTCCCCTAATTCCATAATAGTTTTCTTCATGGAATTTTCTAAAGCTGTTTAAGTCCACTCCTACAACAATTCCTTCTTCGCCAACTTTTTCCAGGGCAACTTGTGACCATCCTCCGGGTGCGGCTCCAAGGTCAACAACCGTATTTCCTTCTTTTATGATTTTGTATTTTTTATCAAGCTGTTTGAGTTTATATGATGCTCTTGAACGGTATTCCTCTTTTTTAGCTTTTTTATAATAAGGGTCATTATGTTTTTCCATTTGCCATTTACTTCCCATTCTAATCCCTCTCATATTGGTCAAAATCAAGGGCACTGCAGACAGGTGCTCCAATTTTAACTATGTCTACATCCACTTCTTTTTCATTAATTTCAAGTAACATTACAGTCCTATCTGCAAGTCTCGGCACAATAGGGCTTCCAGGATTTAAAAGCAAAACATTTTCAATCTGTTCGATTTTTGGCTGGTGTGAATGTCCTGAAACTAAAATGTCCGCATTTAGTTCTCTTGCAAGATACAATAATTGTTGAGTATCTGCTCTTGGATAAACTTCTCCATGTACCAAACCGATTCTCAATTCTTCCACTTCAATTATCCTGGCTTTTGGGAGTTTAATTCCATTCACCCTATCCATATTTCCCTGAACTGCCATAACTGGAGCTATTTTTTCTAATTCTTCTATAACTTCCGGTGAAGTTAAATCACCGGCATGTAATATTAACTCAACATCTTTAAATGAATCAATTACTTTTTGGGGAATTTCTTTTGCCCTGTCTGGAATGTGTGTGTCTGAAATTAAACCAATTAACATTATTTTTCAATCCTTTTTTTTAATTTATCTATTTGTATATTATCCTTTTTAATTATATTTAATTTGTACA includes the following:
- a CDS encoding 60S ribosomal export protein NMD3, with protein sequence MFCPECGSTDKEMVGNICIDCFLKDFQMIELPKRIEVQICSHCNSKLEEGKWSEENIPEEEIIYRALERNIKIADEVSNEIINLEIDQMKGTIAKCYVEIVGEVQKTQIEETKETEVKILKTVCPTCSKLQSGYYESVIQFRADKREIKKEEYEKADDIVEKTLIKQYKSDKLAYCPQIAKLKEGYDYYIGSLKSGRKVAEALKEEFGGVIKESPRLISEDKSTGKGLYRIWISVRIPEFEINDFVKYENKIIQVNNIDKNRIVGEDIDTNKKQNIPLKNIEKISLVKKASDIQTTTIISMSPSIIQILDPADYGAVDLEMKEKFADYNIGDEIKLIKIDNCTYLLN
- a CDS encoding translation initiation factor IF-2 subunit beta gives rise to the protein MEKYEDLLERAIDQLPPEVFEHKRFKIPKAYSDIQGNRTFIKNFKDVAEGLNRDPQHLLKFIMRELGTAGNIEGQRAILQGKFTHYLINERIEDYVDKYVICHECNRPDTRIIREGRIFLLKCAACGATAPLKTL
- the mcm gene encoding minichromosome maintenance protein MCM; translated protein: MNSTTKSQTSIAKFEEFFATSYKDDVFKILEKYPDERSLNVDYRTLEIFDPDLADLLIDKPEEVMEAAKIAIKNIDPLVKDADINIRFENLSNIIPLKNLLSKYIGTFVSADGIVRKTDEIRPRIETGVFECRGCMRLHEVEQSSGNKIIEPSLCSECGGRSFRLLQEESRYIDTQTARMQEPLENLSGGTEPKQMLMILEDDLVDKLNPGDKVRITGTLKTFREERSGKFKNYIYVNYIEPLEQEFEELHLSEEDEEKIIELSKDSNIYDKIIKSTAPSIRGYRDVKEAIALQLFGGSAKQLEDETKLRGDIHILIVGDPGIGKSQILKYVSRLAPRSIYTSGKGTTGAGLTAAAVRDELGGWSLEAGALVLGDQGNVCVDELDKMRSEDRSALHEALEQQTVSIAKAGIMATLNSRCSVLAAANPKFGRFDRYKVLAEQIDLPAPIISRFDLIFVIEDKPSRENDSKLAEHILKTHQENTVNYEIEPELLRKYIAYARKNINPKLTDEANEVLKEFYVSTRNSNPDEQGPVPITARQLEAIIRLSEASAKIKLKETVDKEDAEKAVRLQMACLKEVGVDPETGEIDADIVSGGTPKSDRDKIQRVTDEIKLLEEEYAGQAPSNVLISNMSDKYGLSEDKTEQIIKNLIQKGVIYQPTNGYFRLVDN
- a CDS encoding RlmE family RNA methyltransferase, which translates into the protein MGSKWQMEKHNDPYYKKAKKEEYRSRASYKLKQLDKKYKIIKEGNTVVDLGAAPGGWSQVALEKVGEEGIVVGVDLNSFRKFHEENYYGIRGDFTTPEVQGKIMDIIGGKAKVVMSDASPSLCGIKNIDQLRSIDLVNVVIEIAENILEEKGNLVMKVFQGPEYKNMLDSIKGKFRHVRTTKPASSRKKSSEMYVVGLEYMPNKKRGKK
- a CDS encoding metallophosphoesterase, with protein sequence MLIGLISDTHIPDRAKEIPQKVIDSFKDVELILHAGDLTSPEVIEELEKIAPVMAVQGNMDRVNGIKLPKARIIEVEELRIGLVHGEVYPRADTQQLLYLARELNADILVSGHSHQPKIEQIENVLLLNPGSPIVPRLADRTVMLLEINEKEVDVDIVKIGAPVCSALDFDQYERD